The following are encoded together in the Candidatus Neomarinimicrobiota bacterium genome:
- a CDS encoding homocysteine S-methyltransferase family protein, which produces MKPPLLDRINGGDVLVADGAMGTLLFQRGLEPGACPEAFNLSNPEILQDIARNYLDAGADIIQTNTFGGSSVKLGDYGLEDQTEAINEAAVISVRKTVGDTAYVSGSCGPSGKMLKPYGDADPDDLSRGFFRQNSALIAAGADVICVETMTDLKEATLAIEAAKTASPQTPVMATMTFDETPRGFFTIMGVSITEAAEGLQVAGADIIGSNCGNGIDNMIEIARQLKQTSALPLIIQSNAGIPRMEGRELAYDEVPALFGEKTEELIQAGVSIVGGCCGTTPEHISAIRSAASMHVKAVKPVLD; this is translated from the coding sequence ATGAAGCCTCCTCTGCTGGACCGTATCAACGGCGGTGATGTCCTTGTTGCTGACGGCGCCATGGGTACCCTCCTCTTCCAGAGGGGTCTTGAGCCCGGCGCTTGCCCGGAAGCCTTTAACCTGTCCAACCCCGAAATCCTGCAAGACATCGCCCGCAATTATCTGGATGCCGGTGCAGACATTATTCAGACAAATACTTTCGGCGGTTCGTCTGTTAAGCTGGGAGATTACGGTTTGGAAGACCAAACCGAAGCCATTAACGAGGCAGCTGTTATCAGTGTCAGGAAGACTGTGGGTGACACAGCTTATGTCTCCGGCTCTTGCGGCCCTTCCGGAAAGATGCTGAAGCCTTACGGTGACGCCGACCCCGATGATCTCAGCCGAGGATTTTTCCGTCAGAACAGTGCTCTCATCGCCGCCGGCGCTGACGTGATCTGCGTGGAAACAATGACCGATCTCAAGGAAGCGACATTAGCCATTGAGGCTGCCAAGACCGCGTCGCCTCAAACACCGGTCATGGCCACCATGACATTTGATGAGACGCCGCGGGGATTCTTCACCATCATGGGTGTGAGCATTACCGAAGCGGCTGAAGGCCTTCAGGTAGCCGGGGCGGATATCATCGGATCAAACTGCGGCAATGGAATTGATAATATGATCGAGATCGCCCGTCAATTGAAACAGACTTCGGCTCTACCGTTGATTATTCAGTCCAATGCCGGGATTCCACGGATGGAGGGGAGGGAGTTGGCTTATGACGAGGTGCCCGCCCTATTCGGTGAAAAAACTGAAGAGCTCATTCAAGCCGGTGTTTCAATTGTCGGCGGATGCTGCGGTACAACACCAGAGCATATCAGCGCCATCCGCTCAGCCGCAAGCATGCACGTAAAAGCAGTAAAGCCCGTTCTTGACTAA
- a CDS encoding corrinoid protein has protein sequence MDVLELISTHLQKGGDQKVLDLTREAVELQIPAKEILDDGLIAGMNVVGEKFRKHEIFLPHVLLAARAMYAGMDQLKPLLIKSKVPALGKVVIGTIQGDLHDIGKNLVAIMLKGAGYDVIDLGSDVPPETFVETAQKEGASIIGMSALLTTTMTVMGKVTALLKENGLTDIKTIIGGAPLSQDYADEIGANAYAYDAAKAVECVKNLLE, from the coding sequence ATGGACGTACTGGAACTGATATCAACGCACTTACAGAAAGGAGGGGATCAGAAGGTTCTTGATCTTACTAGAGAAGCTGTTGAACTTCAGATTCCTGCCAAAGAGATTCTAGATGACGGACTTATCGCCGGGATGAATGTGGTAGGGGAAAAGTTTCGGAAGCATGAGATTTTTCTCCCTCATGTGCTGCTAGCCGCCAGGGCCATGTACGCCGGTATGGACCAGCTGAAGCCGTTGCTGATCAAGAGCAAAGTTCCCGCACTGGGAAAAGTGGTCATCGGAACTATACAGGGAGATCTTCATGATATCGGCAAGAACCTCGTGGCAATCATGCTCAAAGGGGCCGGGTACGATGTGATTGATCTCGGGAGCGATGTTCCACCGGAAACATTCGTCGAGACCGCCCAAAAAGAGGGTGCCAGCATTATTGGCATGTCTGCTCTGCTTACCACCACCATGACCGTTATGGGGAAAGTTACAGCCCTCCTGAAGGAAAACGGCCTCACAGATATAAAGACGATCATTGGCGGAGCACCCTTGTCGCAGGATTATGCCGATGAGATCGGAGCCAACGCTTACGCTTACGACGCCGCTAAAGCCGTGGAATGCGTTAAGAATCTTCTGGAATAA
- a CDS encoding vitamin B12 dependent-methionine synthase activation domain-containing protein, whose translation MNQVLTLETQAVIPTQLDMLKDQGITDVETLADKIMNLTEQAAAIFVDSAAPAGVISELDLKQFGPIYNGEGDNAPDTPLKQILPKSNHLALFALTMGADVSAKINDCFDQNDFALGSMLDTAASLAADNAVGQFEKHFQNHLASTGRLGNQTYVLSYSPGYCGWHIRGQKRLFQHLNPGRIGISLNSSCLMKPLKSVSGVLIAGKKELHLFRPKFPFCKQCTTYSCVDRMKEIRRTMN comes from the coding sequence ATGAATCAGGTTTTAACGCTTGAAACCCAAGCTGTGATTCCTACACAGTTGGATATGCTGAAGGACCAGGGGATAACCGACGTGGAAACTTTGGCGGATAAAATCATGAATCTCACCGAGCAGGCCGCAGCCATCTTTGTCGACAGCGCCGCGCCTGCGGGAGTAATATCGGAACTGGATTTGAAACAGTTTGGCCCCATCTACAACGGCGAGGGGGATAATGCGCCGGACACACCACTGAAACAGATCCTTCCGAAGAGCAACCATCTGGCGCTGTTCGCCCTGACCATGGGAGCTGATGTTAGCGCAAAGATTAACGACTGTTTCGACCAGAACGATTTCGCACTCGGTTCCATGCTGGATACAGCGGCATCCCTAGCAGCAGATAATGCCGTGGGGCAGTTCGAGAAGCACTTCCAGAATCATCTCGCTTCAACAGGCCGGCTGGGCAACCAGACTTATGTACTCAGCTACAGTCCCGGATATTGCGGCTGGCACATCCGCGGGCAAAAGAGACTTTTTCAACACCTGAACCCCGGACGGATCGGAATCTCCCTGAACAGCAGTTGCCTGATGAAACCACTGAAATCTGTGTCGGGAGTCCTAATTGCTGGGAAAAAGGAGCTTCATCTGTTTAGGCCCAAATTCCCGTTTTGCAAGCAATGTACAACTTACTCCTGTGTTGACCGGATGAAAGAAATCCGGCGCACCATGAACTGA
- a CDS encoding DUF6206 family protein, whose protein sequence is MIDPRVLEEFELGLDSTRLEISSVSATVLGYGEISTVFKLSGNSEVACKRMPLFPDSRAAENYQRNYEDYCRHLEGAGVELPQSSTQTVEIQGRPVVLYILQKSLPPERFCHKLIHTLDQEEISGMIRKVVSGVAKVWAFNRQKGPLLEIALDGQLSNWVLDGDIESGRLWYVDTSTPLYRINGEEQLDPELFLESAPSFLRWIIRWLFLEDVMNRYYDQRQVMIDLAANLYKEQRPDLVPTAVSIINDSCSGLSEPLTEEDVEKYYKEDKLIWILFLAFRRIDRWITTKILRKRYEFVLPGRIKR, encoded by the coding sequence ATGATTGATCCCAGGGTGTTAGAGGAATTCGAGCTGGGGCTGGACTCCACTCGTTTGGAAATATCGAGTGTGTCGGCAACCGTCCTCGGTTACGGTGAGATCAGCACCGTCTTTAAGCTCAGCGGCAACAGCGAAGTCGCCTGCAAGCGGATGCCGCTCTTTCCGGACAGCCGGGCGGCTGAGAATTATCAAAGAAACTACGAGGACTACTGCCGCCATCTTGAAGGTGCTGGTGTGGAGCTTCCGCAATCAAGCACCCAAACCGTTGAAATTCAAGGCCGCCCCGTAGTCCTCTATATTCTACAGAAGAGTTTGCCGCCGGAACGCTTTTGTCATAAGCTGATTCACACTCTTGACCAAGAAGAGATCAGCGGGATGATTCGCAAAGTTGTTTCGGGAGTAGCAAAAGTGTGGGCGTTCAATCGTCAGAAAGGACCGTTGCTTGAGATTGCCCTCGATGGTCAGCTATCCAATTGGGTTCTCGATGGTGATATTGAGAGCGGTAGACTGTGGTATGTGGACACCAGTACACCCCTGTATCGGATCAACGGCGAGGAGCAACTCGATCCAGAACTGTTTTTAGAAAGTGCGCCGTCATTTCTGAGGTGGATCATCCGGTGGCTGTTTCTTGAGGATGTGATGAACAGGTACTATGATCAGCGCCAGGTGATGATAGACCTGGCGGCGAACCTCTACAAAGAACAACGGCCGGACCTTGTTCCCACAGCTGTGAGCATCATTAATGACAGCTGTTCTGGACTGTCAGAACCGCTGACCGAAGAGGATGTGGAAAAATACTACAAGGAAGACAAGCTCATCTGGATCCTCTTCCTCGCCTTTCGCAGGATCGACCGGTGGATTACAACCAAGATTCTGCGCAAGCGATATGAATTCGTTCTGCCGGGGAGAATCAAAAGGTAA